A window of Cloacibacillus sp. An23 contains these coding sequences:
- a CDS encoding energy transducer TonB: MSADERARWRIAAALSLCLHLALLLAPKAAPERVPREKPVMSVRLVALPGPRSSGGGGGGGSRAESRAAARPRPAAPERAAAKRPDPKPEPRIKKTAAAAKPKETAPAPAIKKSAAERTEEPAAEPRATGGAPGEGYGSGGGGTGGGTGSGIGPGAGSGSGGGSGGGIADLSELEVLKKVTPEYPIFSRKRREEGTAVVIARIENGYVTSAGLESSSGHARLDASALKAVMGWKFNCAGIVRVRIPFVFRIKG; this comes from the coding sequence ATGAGCGCGGATGAACGGGCGCGATGGAGGATAGCCGCGGCGCTGAGCCTCTGCCTGCATCTCGCGCTCCTTTTAGCGCCGAAAGCCGCGCCGGAACGCGTGCCGCGCGAGAAACCGGTTATGTCCGTGCGCCTCGTCGCTCTGCCTGGGCCGCGCAGCTCCGGCGGCGGAGGAGGCGGCGGAAGCCGCGCCGAAAGCCGGGCCGCCGCGCGCCCGCGTCCCGCCGCTCCCGAACGCGCGGCGGCGAAGCGGCCCGACCCTAAGCCAGAGCCGAGGATAAAGAAGACCGCCGCGGCCGCGAAGCCGAAAGAAACGGCGCCCGCCCCCGCGATAAAGAAAAGCGCCGCCGAACGCACAGAAGAACCCGCGGCCGAGCCGAGGGCGACCGGCGGCGCGCCCGGCGAGGGATATGGCTCCGGCGGAGGCGGAACGGGCGGAGGCACTGGCTCCGGTATAGGCCCGGGCGCGGGCTCCGGCTCGGGAGGGGGAAGCGGCGGCGGCATCGCAGACCTGTCCGAGCTGGAGGTGCTCAAAAAGGTAACGCCCGAATATCCGATCTTTTCACGCAAACGCCGCGAAGAGGGGACGGCGGTCGTGATAGCGCGCATAGAAAACGGCTACGTGACCTCGGCGGGGCTCGAAAGCTCAAGCGGCCACGCACGCCTCGACGCCTCCGCGCTGAAGGCGGTAATGGGCTGGAAATTCAACTGCGCTGGGATTGTCCGAGTGAGGATCCCCTTCGTGTTCCGTATAAAGGGCTGA
- a CDS encoding biopolymer transporter ExbD, which produces MRRNGRRGVDIDITPLIDVLFMLIIFFVLTTSFVQGKLDVALPRGEGGSAGTRGAVVLTVAADKRLYWDGREISRDELSAAAEAGKGREILIAGDEGVPYGDVASVLSLLRAGGVGSAGLLISGGRAE; this is translated from the coding sequence ATGAGAAGGAATGGAAGGCGCGGCGTCGATATAGACATAACGCCGCTTATCGACGTTCTTTTTATGCTGATTATATTCTTCGTCCTTACCACTTCGTTCGTACAGGGCAAACTAGACGTCGCGCTCCCGCGCGGCGAAGGCGGCTCGGCCGGCACGCGAGGGGCCGTCGTGCTGACCGTCGCCGCCGATAAAAGGCTCTACTGGGACGGGCGCGAGATAAGCAGGGACGAACTCTCCGCGGCCGCCGAGGCCGGCAAAGGGCGCGAAATACTGATAGCAGGGGACGAGGGCGTGCCCTACGGAGACGTGGCCTCGGTACTTTCGCTGCTGCGCGCCGGCGGCGTCGGCTCTGCGGGGCTGCTGATCTCCGGGGGCCGCGCCGAATGA
- a CDS encoding NUDIX domain-containing protein, whose protein sequence is MAEIWDLYDGNGKRTGGTMTRGEAVPRGFFTLSASAWITDGRGRYIISKRHPAKKFPNLWECTGGGALSGESGLEAAVREVREELGIILAPREGRLIYRTRRDEYRDFYEAWLFRAAVPISSLALQPEEVTEARWASLDEIKSMRKSGLLHPLLDYLDELPS, encoded by the coding sequence ATGGCGGAAATCTGGGACCTTTACGACGGGAACGGGAAAAGGACGGGCGGGACGATGACGCGCGGCGAGGCCGTGCCGCGCGGGTTTTTCACGTTGTCCGCCAGCGCGTGGATAACTGACGGCCGCGGGCGGTATATCATATCGAAGCGGCATCCCGCGAAGAAATTCCCGAATTTGTGGGAATGCACGGGCGGCGGCGCGCTCTCCGGAGAAAGCGGCCTCGAGGCCGCGGTCCGCGAAGTTCGCGAGGAGCTAGGCATAATCCTCGCGCCGCGCGAAGGCCGGCTGATTTACAGAACGCGCCGCGACGAGTACCGGGATTTCTACGAAGCGTGGCTCTTCCGCGCCGCCGTCCCGATTTCCTCGCTCGCGCTCCAGCCCGAAGAGGTGACGGAGGCGCGCTGGGCCTCGCTCGATGAGATAAAGTCCATGCGAAAGTCGGGGCTCCTGCACCCGCTGCTGGATTATCTGGACGAGCTGCCGTCGTAG